A window of the Dyadobacter pollutisoli genome harbors these coding sequences:
- the sucD gene encoding succinate--CoA ligase subunit alpha codes for MSVLVNKNSKIIVQGFTGSEGSFHAQQMIEYGTNVVGGVTPGKGGLSHLERPVFNTVDLAVRATGADVAIIFVPPAFAADAIMEAADAGIGVIVCITEGIPTKDMMQAKEYIKSKNCRLIGPNCPGIITAEECKVGIMPGFIFKKGTIGLVSKSGTLTYEAVDQLTRSGLGQTTAIGIGGDPIIGTTTKEAVELLMNDPETEAIVMIGEIGGSMEAEAAHYVKSTGNKKPVVGFIAGQTAPKGRRMGHAGAIIGGADDTAEAKIRIMKESGIFVAESPALIGETMLIALGKK; via the coding sequence ATGAGCGTTTTAGTTAATAAAAATTCTAAGATTATAGTTCAGGGATTTACTGGTTCGGAAGGGTCTTTTCATGCCCAGCAGATGATCGAATACGGTACTAATGTTGTAGGTGGTGTAACTCCTGGCAAAGGCGGGCTATCTCATTTGGAAAGACCTGTTTTTAACACGGTTGACCTTGCAGTACGTGCCACCGGTGCAGACGTCGCCATCATTTTCGTTCCGCCGGCATTTGCCGCTGACGCAATCATGGAAGCCGCGGATGCTGGTATCGGCGTAATCGTTTGTATCACTGAGGGTATCCCTACCAAAGACATGATGCAGGCGAAAGAATATATCAAAAGTAAAAATTGCCGTTTGATAGGCCCTAACTGCCCTGGGATTATTACCGCAGAGGAATGTAAGGTAGGTATCATGCCAGGCTTTATCTTCAAAAAAGGAACGATAGGGCTTGTATCAAAATCAGGTACATTGACTTACGAAGCGGTTGATCAGCTGACACGTTCAGGATTGGGACAAACTACGGCGATCGGTATCGGTGGTGACCCTATCATTGGTACAACTACTAAAGAAGCGGTTGAGCTGCTAATGAACGACCCTGAGACAGAAGCGATCGTCATGATCGGTGAAATCGGTGGTAGCATGGAAGCCGAGGCTGCACATTATGTGAAATCAACAGGTAACAAAAAACCGGTTGTAGGATTTATCGCCGGACAAACTGCTCCAAAAGGCCGTCGTATGGGCCATGCTGGTGCTATCATCGGCGGTGCTGACGATACAGCAGAAGCTAAAATCAGGATCATGAAAGAATCAGGTATCTTTGTAGCGGAGTCACCTGCCCTGATCGGTGAAACCATGTTGATCGCCCTTGGAAAGAAATAG